One region of Acidobacteriota bacterium genomic DNA includes:
- a CDS encoding cobalamin B12-binding domain-containing protein, with translation MKRVLLTTVCRPLGPRHGDAPSVGYELLHCQVTRAQGIFSPRSHHIQFALDYLAENLDAPSTVLQYPTKRELIRELKAGYDVVAVSFLVATYHRLKEVVAAIRRYAPGAEIVLGGYGTVLADEMLRPLGDHICREEGVAFMRRLLGEPPIEMPYRHPLIVNPLRIFGAKVSETGVVFAGLGCPNGCDFCCTSHFFKRKHIRLLPTGQDIHRVVDRYRALDPKLSIIILDEDFLLNRKRAMEFREAVMSSGKVPSIFCFASIKALSQYDVTEVLEMGIDGLWIGYEGTRSGYAKQNGRPVEEIFREYREHGVTILASMIVGFPYQTPDVIDEEQKGLLALEPALTQYMIYGPTPGTPFYERVVREGLLHDDVAADPELFCLKGSGFYSLVKHPAMSADEIEAAQARCFRTDFRTLGPSIYRTLEAWHNGWTKLRESKSPTLRLKADRFAREIRKAYPIFLAGKLFGPTRAVRARIAELERRVHESFGAPGKSERLRSWLAVGMAAWTSVTLRIDRLQHPKLIRRTYRMNPPDIAELLGIDAAGMGSSPETALPGG, from the coding sequence TGTGCCGGCCTCTCGGCCCGCGCCACGGCGACGCGCCGAGCGTCGGTTACGAGCTGCTGCACTGCCAGGTCACGCGAGCCCAGGGTATCTTCAGCCCTCGCTCCCACCACATCCAGTTCGCGCTGGACTATCTGGCCGAGAACCTCGACGCCCCGAGCACCGTCCTCCAGTACCCGACGAAGCGCGAGCTGATCCGGGAGCTGAAGGCCGGGTACGACGTCGTCGCCGTCTCCTTCCTCGTCGCGACCTACCATCGTTTGAAGGAAGTGGTAGCGGCCATCCGGCGGTACGCGCCCGGGGCCGAAATCGTCCTCGGAGGGTACGGCACGGTCCTCGCGGACGAGATGCTGAGGCCCCTCGGCGATCACATCTGCCGCGAGGAAGGGGTCGCCTTCATGCGGCGCCTCCTCGGCGAGCCGCCGATCGAGATGCCGTATCGTCACCCGCTCATCGTGAACCCGCTGCGGATCTTCGGGGCGAAGGTCTCGGAGACGGGGGTCGTCTTCGCCGGGCTCGGCTGCCCGAACGGGTGCGACTTCTGCTGTACGTCGCACTTCTTCAAGAGAAAGCACATCCGGCTCCTGCCGACGGGGCAGGACATCCACCGCGTCGTCGATCGGTACCGCGCGCTCGACCCGAAGCTGTCGATCATCATCCTCGACGAGGATTTCCTCCTGAACCGGAAGCGCGCGATGGAGTTCCGGGAGGCGGTCATGTCGAGCGGGAAGGTTCCGTCGATCTTCTGCTTCGCCAGCATCAAGGCGCTGAGCCAGTACGACGTGACCGAGGTCCTCGAGATGGGGATCGACGGCCTCTGGATCGGCTACGAGGGGACGCGCTCCGGGTACGCGAAGCAGAACGGGCGCCCCGTCGAGGAGATCTTCCGCGAGTACCGCGAGCACGGCGTGACGATCCTCGCCTCGATGATCGTCGGCTTCCCGTACCAGACGCCCGACGTCATCGACGAGGAGCAGAAGGGGCTCCTCGCCCTCGAGCCGGCGCTGACGCAGTACATGATCTACGGGCCCACGCCGGGGACCCCCTTCTACGAGCGCGTCGTGCGCGAGGGACTGCTGCACGACGATGTCGCCGCCGACCCCGAGCTCTTCTGCCTGAAGGGAAGCGGCTTCTACTCGCTGGTGAAGCACCCTGCGATGTCGGCCGACGAGATCGAGGCCGCGCAGGCGCGCTGCTTCCGAACCGACTTCCGAACGCTGGGGCCGTCGATCTACCGCACCCTCGAGGCGTGGCACAACGGGTGGACGAAGCTGCGCGAGTCGAAGAGCCCGACGCTGCGGCTGAAGGCCGACCGGTTCGCGCGGGAGATCCGCAAGGCCTATCCGATCTTTCTCGCCGGAAAGCTCTTCGGCCCCACGCGGGCGGTGCGCGCGCGGATCGCGGAGCTGGAGCGGCGCGTCCACGAGAGCTTCGGCGCGCCGGGGAAATCCGAGCGCCTGCGCTCCTGGCTCGCCGTCGGCATGGCGGCGTGGACCTCGGTGACGCTCCGCATCGATCGCCTCCAGCACCCGAAGCTCATCCGCCGTACCTACCGGATGAATCCCCCCGACATCGCGGAGCTTCTCGGGATCGACGCGGCGGGGATGGGCTCGTCGCCCGAGACCGCGCTCCCGGGCGGCTAG
- a CDS encoding M20/M25/M40 family metallo-hydrolase has product MKQTRSTLALRLIVFAIALLPGAPRAAEESVDLATVHRIKEEAFHGSKVMDHLFYLTDVNGPRLTNSPGQRAAADWAVKSLKSWGIDGARLERWGTFGRGWSLSRFTMSLREPVYAALPGVPLAWSSGTKGMVSGDVVLAPLFTAQELERREDGDPTKLAARIQKYAAENKGKLKGRFVLLTEARELAPPTDAPARRYDDKALAGIEEAPEPYVAPRVDWPIVSLPDDPKKRRQFLGAAPFEVVADLWMRQQRTRDRLSAFFRDEGALAVVAGDSRGTGGILFAEEGGSWETGAPIPPPMISLAPEPYDRLCRLAEKKIPVKVELDMDASFYDDSPDGMDVVAEIPGGAKKDEVVMLGAHLDSWHSGTGATDNAAGSAVVLEAMRILKSLGFPMDRTVRLALWTGEEQGIFGSRGYVKNHFADPVTMQTTPEHAKLSGYFNVDNGTGKIRGVYLQGNDMMRPVFKAWLAPFDDMGATTISIQNTGGTDHLPFNGVGLPGFQFIQDPLDYSSRTHHSNIDVYDHVQAGDLMQASAILASFVYNAATRPDMLPRKPLPKPLPPKTAEPK; this is encoded by the coding sequence ATGAAACAGACGAGGTCGACGCTCGCGCTGCGGCTGATCGTGTTCGCGATCGCACTCCTTCCGGGGGCGCCGAGGGCGGCGGAGGAAAGCGTCGACCTCGCGACGGTCCACCGGATCAAGGAGGAGGCGTTCCACGGCTCGAAGGTGATGGATCACCTCTTCTACCTCACCGACGTGAACGGCCCGCGCCTCACGAACTCTCCGGGGCAGCGCGCCGCGGCCGACTGGGCGGTGAAGAGCCTCAAGTCGTGGGGGATCGACGGCGCCCGTCTCGAGAGGTGGGGGACCTTCGGCCGCGGCTGGTCGCTCTCGCGCTTCACGATGAGCCTGAGGGAGCCCGTGTACGCCGCCCTCCCGGGCGTTCCGCTCGCATGGTCGTCGGGGACGAAAGGGATGGTGAGCGGCGATGTCGTCCTCGCCCCCCTCTTCACGGCGCAGGAGCTCGAGCGGCGCGAGGACGGCGACCCGACGAAGCTGGCCGCGCGGATCCAGAAGTACGCCGCCGAGAACAAGGGGAAGCTGAAGGGGAGGTTCGTGCTGTTGACGGAGGCGCGCGAGCTCGCCCCCCCGACCGACGCCCCCGCCCGGCGATACGACGACAAGGCGCTCGCCGGGATCGAGGAGGCCCCCGAGCCTTACGTCGCGCCGCGCGTGGACTGGCCGATCGTAAGCCTCCCCGACGATCCGAAGAAGCGGCGCCAGTTCCTGGGGGCCGCGCCCTTCGAGGTCGTCGCCGACCTGTGGATGCGCCAGCAGCGCACGCGCGATCGCCTGAGCGCCTTCTTCAGGGACGAGGGGGCGCTCGCCGTCGTCGCCGGAGACAGCCGGGGGACGGGCGGCATCCTCTTCGCGGAGGAGGGGGGCTCGTGGGAGACCGGGGCGCCGATCCCGCCGCCGATGATCTCGCTCGCGCCGGAGCCCTACGATCGCCTTTGCCGCCTCGCCGAGAAGAAGATCCCGGTCAAGGTCGAACTGGACATGGACGCAAGCTTCTACGACGACTCGCCCGACGGGATGGACGTCGTCGCCGAGATCCCCGGGGGCGCGAAGAAGGACGAGGTCGTGATGCTCGGCGCGCACCTCGACTCGTGGCACTCGGGGACGGGCGCCACCGACAACGCGGCGGGGTCGGCGGTCGTCCTCGAGGCGATGCGGATCCTCAAGTCGCTCGGGTTCCCGATGGATCGGACGGTGCGCCTCGCCCTGTGGACCGGCGAGGAGCAGGGGATCTTCGGATCGCGCGGCTACGTGAAGAACCACTTCGCCGATCCGGTGACGATGCAGACGACTCCGGAGCACGCGAAGCTGTCCGGGTACTTCAACGTGGACAACGGCACGGGAAAGATCCGCGGGGTCTATCTCCAGGGGAACGACATGATGCGCCCCGTCTTCAAGGCGTGGCTCGCGCCGTTCGACGACATGGGGGCGACGACCATCTCCATCCAGAACACGGGCGGAACCGACCACCTTCCGTTCAACGGCGTCGGGCTTCCCGGTTTCCAGTTCATCCAGGATCCGCTCGACTACTCGTCGCGGACGCACCACTCCAACATCGACGTCTACGACCACGTGCAGGCGGGGGACCTGATGCAGGCGTCGGCAATCCTCGCGTCGTTCGTCTACAACGCCGCGACGCGCCCCGACATGCTCCCGCGCAAGCCGCTCCCGAAGCCCCTGCCGCCGAAGACGGCGGAGCCGAAATAG
- a CDS encoding MBL fold metallo-hydrolase — protein MLGRLLKTAVLAGLSVQPGLAAPPTYQVARVADGIVAFIASESNNGIVSGNCVAVIGDDGVLVVDTTSFPSHARSIIDEIRKLTSQPVRFVVHTHWHPDHIMGDGEFEAAFPGVAFVSTRPTREAIASSAPKYIKGNAEQGEAYAAMMRKQVQEGKGDGGKILTEADRKFLTEYASTIDFAVPEYRKYKSVLPGVVFDETLTVHLGKREVRVLFLGRGNTAGDAVVFVPDAKVVVTGDLLVTPTPYSYGSFLTEWIRTLDRVKGLGATTTVPGHGPVQHDNSYLDQVSAALQSVVTQVRAAVASRLSLEDTRKRVGLDGLRQKFCGGDHDREAAFHVGFVEPAVERADQEAKFGSED, from the coding sequence ATGCTCGGCAGACTTCTGAAGACCGCCGTTCTGGCTGGACTCTCCGTTCAGCCGGGGCTGGCGGCGCCCCCCACCTATCAGGTCGCCCGCGTCGCCGACGGCATCGTCGCCTTCATCGCCTCCGAATCGAACAACGGCATCGTCAGCGGCAACTGCGTGGCCGTCATCGGGGACGACGGCGTGCTGGTCGTCGACACGACGAGCTTTCCCTCGCACGCCCGCAGCATCATCGACGAGATCCGGAAGCTCACGAGCCAGCCCGTCCGTTTCGTGGTGCACACGCACTGGCACCCCGACCACATCATGGGTGACGGGGAGTTCGAGGCGGCGTTCCCGGGGGTCGCCTTCGTCAGCACGCGGCCGACGCGGGAGGCGATCGCCTCCTCGGCGCCGAAGTACATCAAGGGGAACGCCGAGCAGGGCGAGGCGTACGCCGCGATGATGCGCAAGCAGGTGCAGGAGGGGAAGGGGGACGGCGGGAAGATCCTCACCGAGGCCGACCGGAAATTCCTGACGGAGTACGCGAGCACCATCGACTTCGCGGTCCCCGAGTACAGGAAGTACAAGAGCGTGCTGCCCGGCGTCGTCTTCGACGAGACGCTGACGGTGCACCTCGGAAAGCGCGAGGTGCGCGTGCTCTTCCTGGGCCGCGGCAACACGGCCGGCGACGCCGTCGTCTTCGTTCCGGATGCGAAGGTCGTCGTCACGGGCGATCTCCTGGTGACACCCACGCCGTACAGCTACGGCTCCTTCCTGACCGAGTGGATCCGCACTCTCGACAGGGTGAAGGGGCTGGGGGCCACGACCACCGTGCCGGGCCACGGTCCGGTCCAGCACGACAACTCCTACCTCGACCAGGTCTCCGCAGCGCTGCAGTCCGTCGTGACGCAGGTGCGCGCGGCGGTCGCCTCGCGCCTGTCCCTCGAGGACACCCGCAAGAGGGTCGGTCTCGACGGCCTCAGGCAGAAGTTCTGCGGCGGCGACCACGACCGGGAGGCTGCGTTCCACGTCGGGTTCGTGGAGCCGGCCGTCGAGCGCGCCGACCAGGAGGCGAAGTTCGGGAGCGAGGACTAG
- a CDS encoding winged helix DNA-binding domain-containing protein has product MDQSRLRAWWWHRQGLDGSLEGNSPAEVLERCGWARSVAGVGPYLTLFSRAGIRREAVDAAVAALEIHELPSARGCTYVLPAADFALGLLASVPFAVADFKVALKLGVTEKEIGKLCEAILKALSGGPLEPDAIREATGSASRSLGEAGKKKGVGTTLPIALSKLQRSGDIRRISTNGRLDQQRYRYALWKPNPCAKSRLSEEDVAVELARRFFRWIGPATAGELQGFTALGVKVNRAAMDRLGVVPVEKGGDRFMLPDDLDAFKRFKAPKAGQIALVSSIDALVLMRRDVRGLLDEKDAGRKVVGDKQLVQIGGLMDLPSHAIFDRGRLIGLWEFDPDAGTIAWSGWEKGKAIEAAVARTESFVRDQLGDARSFSLDSPKSRAPRIAALRKG; this is encoded by the coding sequence ATGGACCAGTCCAGGCTGCGCGCGTGGTGGTGGCATCGTCAGGGGCTCGACGGATCGCTCGAGGGGAACTCCCCGGCCGAGGTCCTCGAGCGGTGCGGGTGGGCGCGATCGGTCGCCGGCGTCGGGCCGTACCTGACGCTCTTCTCCCGCGCGGGGATCCGCCGGGAGGCGGTCGACGCCGCGGTGGCCGCCCTCGAGATCCACGAGCTCCCCTCGGCGCGCGGGTGCACCTACGTCCTTCCGGCGGCGGACTTCGCCCTCGGCCTTCTCGCGAGCGTCCCGTTCGCTGTCGCGGACTTCAAGGTCGCGCTCAAGCTCGGCGTGACGGAGAAGGAGATCGGCAAGCTCTGCGAGGCCATCCTCAAGGCCCTCTCGGGGGGCCCGCTCGAGCCCGACGCCATCCGCGAGGCGACGGGAAGCGCGTCGCGGAGCCTGGGGGAGGCGGGAAAGAAGAAGGGGGTCGGGACGACGCTGCCGATCGCGCTCTCGAAGCTCCAGCGATCGGGGGACATCCGCCGCATCTCGACGAACGGCCGCCTCGATCAGCAGCGCTATCGCTACGCTCTCTGGAAGCCAAACCCCTGCGCCAAGTCGAGGCTGTCCGAGGAGGACGTGGCGGTCGAGCTCGCGCGCCGCTTCTTCCGGTGGATCGGCCCCGCCACCGCGGGAGAGCTCCAGGGGTTCACGGCGCTCGGCGTCAAGGTGAACCGCGCGGCGATGGATCGGCTGGGGGTCGTCCCCGTCGAGAAAGGGGGTGATCGGTTCATGCTCCCCGACGACCTCGACGCCTTCAAGAGGTTCAAGGCTCCGAAGGCGGGGCAGATCGCCCTCGTGAGCAGCATCGACGCGCTCGTCCTGATGCGCCGTGACGTCCGCGGCCTCCTCGATGAGAAGGACGCGGGCCGCAAGGTCGTCGGCGACAAGCAGCTCGTCCAGATCGGAGGCCTGATGGATCTGCCGAGCCACGCCATCTTCGATCGCGGCCGCCTCATCGGCCTGTGGGAGTTCGATCCCGATGCCGGGACGATCGCCTGGTCGGGGTGGGAGAAGGGGAAGGCGATCGAGGCCGCGGTGGCGCGCACCGAGAGCTTCGTGCGCGATCAGCTCGGCGACGCGCGCTCGTTCAGCCTCGACTCCCCGAAGAGCCGCGCGCCGCGGATCGCCGCCCTCCGCAAGGGGTGA
- a CDS encoding efflux RND transporter permease subunit, whose translation MTGAAGRVAAATLDSRLTPLAVIGSILLGVLAIGVTPREEEPQIIVPMIDIALGMPGASAREIEERLVTPTEKELWGLPGVEYLYSASREGSALITARFRVNEPLEPSLVKVYDQLAAHAAERPEGSTPPLVQLRTIDDVPFLALTLHSDRLDGFALRRLAAEAARALESVPDVARVELIGGERRQVRVFPDPARLASRGVSILDLEPAVRAASAQAPAGTLVGGDRGVLVEAGPYLDDARDLGRIVVGVRDARPVYLGDVADVVDGPEEPGSYVFFGAGPGSGAPPGGHLQPAVTIALAKRAGANATALAERVLALTDSLRGRLLPDSVSVTVTRNYGRTAQQKSNELIEHLLIATLSVVALIALAMGWRSSLVVGIAVPVTLALTLFIYFLFGYTLNRVTLFALIFSIGILVDDAIVVVENIHRHHAMRDGRSLRALAVDAVAEVGNPTILATFTVIAAILPMAFVRGLMGPYMRPIPVGASMAMLFSLAVAFVVSPWAAVRLLKGHGGRERGAGPEPGRLDRLYRSQMRGLIERPWRRFAFLAFVVALLAGAGALVWFGAVKVKMLPFDNKSEFQVLLDLDEGAPVETTLRVAQEVGRYLATVPEVTDYQIYAGTAAPVNFNGLVRHYFFRQSPHGADIQVNLADKADRSAPSHTLARRVRPAIAAIAQRFGARAKVVEIPPGPPVLSTMVAEIYGPDHDGQIALARRIRALFEDTPGVVDIDTSIPFPQPKQFVVVDREKASLHGVAQAAAVRAFVTAVAGVDAGLLHAPREREPVPIRIGFPAALRSRLEPALDLRIATAGGGTIRLGDLATVEARTEPPAILHKNLKRVVYVFADLAGEIESPVYAISRIDGRVAGLEVPGGYAVERFSTHLPDSTDRLSMKWDGEWHITYEVFRDLGVAFALVLVLIYMLVVGWFESFVIPLVIMVPIPLSLVGILPGHWLFGAFFTATSMIGFIAGAGIMVRNSIILVDFIERRLREGIPLEEAVVDAGAIRFRPMLLTAAAVVVGSSVILFDPIFQGLALSLMMGEVAATLLSRVAVPVLYYVVARRGHAARVSRG comes from the coding sequence ATGACCGGCGCGGCGGGCCGCGTCGCGGCGGCCACCCTCGATTCCCGACTCACGCCGCTCGCGGTTATCGGCTCGATCCTCCTCGGCGTGCTCGCGATCGGAGTGACGCCGCGCGAGGAGGAGCCGCAGATCATCGTCCCGATGATCGACATCGCCCTCGGGATGCCCGGCGCCTCGGCGCGGGAGATCGAGGAGCGGCTCGTCACCCCCACGGAGAAGGAGCTGTGGGGCCTGCCCGGCGTCGAGTACCTGTACAGCGCGTCGCGCGAGGGGAGCGCGCTGATCACCGCGCGCTTCCGCGTCAACGAGCCTCTCGAGCCGAGCCTCGTGAAGGTCTACGATCAGCTCGCCGCGCACGCGGCGGAGCGGCCGGAGGGCTCGACGCCTCCCCTCGTGCAGCTCCGCACCATCGACGACGTGCCCTTCCTCGCCCTCACCCTTCACAGCGATCGGCTCGACGGGTTCGCGCTCCGCCGGCTCGCGGCCGAGGCGGCGCGGGCCCTCGAGTCCGTCCCCGACGTCGCGCGCGTGGAGCTGATCGGCGGCGAGCGCCGGCAGGTGAGAGTCTTCCCCGATCCGGCGCGCCTCGCCTCGCGCGGCGTCTCGATCCTCGACCTCGAGCCCGCCGTGCGCGCGGCGTCGGCGCAGGCGCCCGCGGGAACGCTGGTCGGCGGCGACCGCGGCGTCCTCGTCGAGGCCGGCCCCTACCTCGACGACGCGCGGGATCTCGGCCGCATCGTCGTCGGCGTGCGCGACGCCCGTCCGGTCTACCTGGGCGACGTCGCCGACGTCGTCGACGGCCCCGAGGAGCCGGGAAGCTACGTCTTCTTCGGCGCCGGGCCCGGGTCGGGCGCACCGCCGGGCGGGCACCTCCAGCCGGCCGTCACGATCGCCCTCGCGAAGCGCGCGGGGGCCAACGCGACGGCCCTCGCCGAGCGCGTCCTCGCGCTGACCGACTCTCTCCGCGGCCGGCTCCTTCCCGACTCCGTCTCGGTGACGGTCACGCGGAACTACGGCCGGACCGCGCAGCAGAAGTCGAACGAGCTGATCGAGCACCTCCTGATCGCCACGCTCTCCGTGGTCGCGCTCATCGCGCTGGCGATGGGGTGGCGCTCGTCTCTCGTCGTCGGGATCGCCGTCCCGGTGACCCTCGCGCTCACCCTCTTCATCTACTTCCTCTTCGGCTACACGCTCAACCGGGTCACCCTCTTCGCTCTCATCTTCTCGATCGGCATCCTCGTCGACGACGCGATCGTCGTCGTCGAGAACATCCACCGCCACCACGCGATGAGGGACGGCCGGTCCCTCCGCGCTCTCGCCGTCGACGCGGTGGCGGAGGTCGGCAATCCGACGATTCTCGCGACCTTCACCGTCATCGCCGCGATCCTGCCGATGGCGTTCGTCCGGGGCCTGATGGGGCCCTACATGCGCCCGATCCCCGTCGGCGCCTCGATGGCGATGCTCTTCAGCCTCGCTGTCGCGTTCGTGGTCTCGCCGTGGGCGGCGGTGCGCCTGTTGAAGGGGCACGGAGGCCGCGAGCGGGGCGCCGGGCCGGAGCCCGGCCGGCTGGATCGACTCTACCGCTCCCAGATGCGCGGGCTGATCGAGCGGCCGTGGCGCCGGTTCGCCTTCCTCGCCTTCGTCGTCGCCCTTCTCGCCGGAGCGGGCGCCCTCGTCTGGTTCGGTGCGGTGAAGGTGAAGATGCTGCCGTTCGACAACAAGAGCGAGTTCCAGGTCCTCCTCGACCTCGACGAGGGCGCCCCGGTCGAAACGACCCTCCGCGTAGCCCAGGAGGTCGGCCGGTACCTCGCGACCGTCCCCGAGGTGACCGACTACCAGATCTACGCGGGGACCGCCGCCCCGGTGAACTTCAATGGACTCGTGCGCCATTACTTCTTCAGGCAGAGCCCTCACGGCGCCGACATCCAGGTGAACCTTGCCGACAAGGCCGATCGCTCGGCGCCGTCGCACACCCTCGCCAGGCGCGTGCGCCCCGCGATCGCCGCGATCGCGCAGCGCTTCGGGGCGCGCGCGAAGGTGGTGGAGATACCTCCCGGACCACCGGTCCTCTCGACGATGGTCGCGGAGATCTACGGGCCGGATCACGACGGGCAGATCGCCCTGGCCCGGCGGATCCGCGCGCTCTTCGAGGACACTCCCGGCGTCGTCGACATCGACACGTCGATCCCGTTCCCGCAGCCGAAGCAGTTCGTGGTGGTGGATCGGGAGAAGGCGTCGCTGCACGGCGTCGCGCAGGCGGCCGCCGTGCGGGCCTTCGTCACCGCGGTGGCCGGCGTCGACGCCGGCCTGCTTCACGCGCCGCGCGAGCGGGAGCCGGTGCCGATTCGCATCGGGTTCCCCGCCGCCCTTCGGAGCCGTCTCGAGCCGGCGCTCGATCTCCGAATCGCGACGGCGGGCGGCGGTACGATCCGGCTCGGGGATCTGGCGACCGTCGAGGCGCGCACCGAGCCCCCGGCGATCCTTCACAAGAACCTGAAGCGCGTCGTCTACGTCTTCGCCGACCTCGCGGGGGAGATCGAGAGCCCGGTCTACGCGATCTCGCGGATCGACGGGCGCGTCGCCGGGCTCGAGGTCCCGGGAGGGTACGCCGTCGAGCGCTTCTCCACGCATCTCCCCGACTCCACCGATCGCCTCTCGATGAAGTGGGACGGAGAGTGGCACATCACGTACGAGGTCTTCCGAGACCTCGGCGTCGCCTTCGCTCTCGTCCTCGTCCTGATCTACATGCTCGTCGTGGGATGGTTCGAGTCGTTCGTGATCCCGCTCGTGATCATGGTGCCGATCCCGCTCTCCCTCGTCGGGATCCTTCCCGGCCACTGGCTCTTCGGCGCCTTCTTCACGGCAACGTCGATGATCGGGTTCATCGCGGGGGCCGGCATCATGGTGCGGAACTCGATCATCCTGGTGGACTTCATCGAGCGGCGCCTGCGGGAGGGAATCCCGCTCGAAGAGGCCGTCGTGGACGCGGGCGCCATCCGCTTCCGGCCGATGCTCCTGACCGCCGCGGCCGTCGTCGTGGGATCGTCCGTGATCCTGTTCGACCCGATCTTCCAGGGTCTCGCGCTTTCGCTCATGATGGGCGAAGTCGCCGCGACGCTCCTGAGCCGGGTCGCCGTGCCGGTCCTCTACTACGTCGTGGCGAGGCGAGGGCACGCCGCGCGGGTCTCGCGCGGGTGA
- a CDS encoding efflux RND transporter periplasmic adaptor subunit produces MNRTISRVAPLVLLALFSRCRSGLVTPAAPAHEAPRVVRTAPVEEAATEWTEVPGTVEAVRVAVIASRISAVIEEMKVDDGTPVRSGDLLLRLDGRDIRARVDGARARETAARAQRDRMRGLLDRDAATRAEVEAADAADAAAVAERSAAEAQLEYVDLRAPFDGVVIDRLAQAGDLARPGAPLLGVQGASGLRVQASLSAGQADRCRIGDVVEAVLEDGAAVPSRVAILGPAGEPASRRFLVKADLPAGTRARPGSFARLRLAHEAAPHVALVPSAALFERGALTGVYVVENGRAWIRWIRPGTVEGSTAVALAGVRPGEIVILDPPPLEDGTPVTPGGPAS; encoded by the coding sequence ATGAACCGCACGATCTCGCGCGTCGCCCCACTCGTCCTTCTTGCGCTCTTCAGCCGGTGTCGCTCCGGCCTCGTGACGCCGGCGGCCCCGGCGCACGAGGCGCCGAGGGTGGTGCGCACCGCACCTGTCGAAGAGGCCGCGACGGAATGGACGGAAGTGCCGGGAACGGTGGAGGCGGTCCGCGTCGCGGTGATCGCCAGCCGGATCTCGGCGGTCATCGAGGAGATGAAGGTCGACGACGGAACTCCCGTCCGCTCCGGTGATCTCCTCTTGCGCCTCGACGGGCGCGACATCCGCGCCCGCGTCGACGGGGCGCGCGCCCGGGAGACCGCGGCCCGGGCGCAGCGGGATCGCATGCGGGGGCTTCTCGACAGGGACGCGGCCACGCGCGCGGAGGTCGAGGCGGCCGATGCCGCCGATGCCGCGGCCGTCGCCGAGCGGTCCGCCGCGGAGGCGCAGCTCGAATACGTCGATCTCAGGGCGCCGTTCGACGGCGTGGTGATCGATCGCCTCGCGCAGGCCGGAGATCTCGCGCGCCCCGGCGCTCCTCTCCTGGGCGTGCAGGGGGCCTCGGGTCTGCGGGTGCAGGCGAGCCTCTCCGCGGGACAGGCCGACCGGTGCCGGATCGGCGACGTCGTGGAAGCGGTGCTGGAGGACGGCGCCGCCGTCCCATCGCGCGTGGCGATTCTCGGCCCGGCGGGAGAGCCGGCCTCGCGCCGCTTCCTCGTGAAGGCCGACCTTCCCGCGGGGACCCGCGCGCGGCCGGGGTCGTTCGCGAGGCTGCGGCTCGCGCACGAGGCGGCCCCGCACGTGGCCCTCGTTCCGTCGGCGGCGTTGTTCGAGCGCGGGGCGCTGACGGGCGTCTACGTCGTGGAGAACGGCCGGGCCTGGATCCGCTGGATCCGCCCCGGAACCGTGGAAGGCTCGACGGCCGTGGCGCTCGCCGGCGTGCGGCCCGGCGAGATCGTCATCCTCGATCCGCCGCCCCTCGAGGACGGCACTCCCGTGACGCCGGGAGGCCCGGCGTCATGA